The proteins below come from a single Panicum hallii strain FIL2 chromosome 7, PHallii_v3.1, whole genome shotgun sequence genomic window:
- the LOC112898777 gene encoding glucan endo-1,3-beta-glucosidase 14-like isoform X1 — protein sequence MAMAERFGTRWLPFRLAAAVVLLALMTDRAVLRAEATPIGINYGQIADNLPSPARVSWLLRSMQVSKVKLYDADPYVLSAFLDTGVEFVVGIGNENVSAMVDPAAARAWIQRHVQPYLPSTRITCITVGNEVFKGNDTALKANLLPAMQSVYQALAALGLQGRVNVTTAHSLDIMGSSFPPSAGAFRADVVPYMQPILSFLSMARSPFLINCYPYFAYKADPGNVPLEYVLFQPNAGVTDTNTKLNYDNMLYAQVDSVYAAIQALGHTDIDVKISETGWPSRGDPDEAGATPEYAGTYIGNLLQRIEMKQGTPLRPSVPIDVYVFALFNENLKPGPASERNYGLFYPDGTPVYDVGLQGYLPPMDYSRGTRKAVHLLALILIAVASIALSLS from the exons ATGGCCATGGCGGAGCGGTTCGGAACTCGGTGGCTGCCgttccgcctcgccgccgccgtcgtgctcCTCGCCCTGATGACAG ATCGAGCAGTGCTGAGGGCTGAAGCGACCCCGATCGGCATCAACTACGGCCAGATCGCCGACAACCTCCCCTCCCCGGCCCGGGTGTCCTGGCTGCTCCGGTCGATGCAGGTCAGCAAGGTGAAGCTCTACGACGCGGACCCGTACGTGCTGAGCGCGTTCCTCGACACCGGCGTGGAGTTCGTGGTGGGCATCGGCAACGAGAACGTGTCGGCGATGGTGgacccggcggcggcgcgggcgtggATCCAGCGCCACGTGCAGCCGTACCTCCCGAGCACGCGCATCACCTGCATCACCGTCGGCAACGAGGTGTTCAAGGGCAACGACACCGCGCTCAAGGCCAACCTCCTCCCCGCCATGCAGTCCGTGTACCAGGCGCTCGCCGCGCTGGGCCTGCAGGGCCGGGTGAACGTCACCACGGCGCACTCCCTGGACATCATGGGCAGCTCGTTCCCGCCCTCCGCCGGCGCATTCCGCGCCGACGTCGTGCCGTACATGCAGCCCATCCTGAGCTTCCTGTCCATGGCGAGGTCGCCGTTCCTCATCAACTGCTACCCCTACTTCGCCTACAAGGCCGACCCCGGCAACGTGCCGCTGGAGTACGTCCTGTTCCAGCCCAACGCCGGGGTCACCGAcaccaacaccaagctcaaCTACGACAACATGCTGTACGCCCAGGTGGACTCGGTGTACGCGGCGATCCAGGCGCTGGGGCACACCGACATCGACGTCAAGATCTCCGAGACCGGGTGGCCGTCCAGGGGCGACCCCGACGAGGCCGGCGCCACGCCGGAGTACGCCGGGACGTACATTGGCAACCTCCTGCAGCGGATCGAGATGAAGCAGGGCACGCCGCTGAGGCCGTCGGTGCCCATCGACGTCTACGTCTTCGCGCTGTTCAACGAGAACCTCAAGCCCGGGCCGGCCTCCGAGCGGAACTACGGGCTGTTCTACCCCGACGGCACGCCGGTGTACGACGTCGGCCTGCAGGGATACCTTCCACCCATGGATTACTCACGAGGCACGAGAAAG GCGGTTCATCTGCTTGCCCTCATCCTCATAGCCGTTGCATCGATCGCTCTCAGCTTATCCTGA
- the LOC112898777 gene encoding glucan endo-1,3-beta-glucosidase 14-like isoform X2, with amino-acid sequence MLAVADRAVLRAEATPIGINYGQIADNLPSPARVSWLLRSMQVSKVKLYDADPYVLSAFLDTGVEFVVGIGNENVSAMVDPAAARAWIQRHVQPYLPSTRITCITVGNEVFKGNDTALKANLLPAMQSVYQALAALGLQGRVNVTTAHSLDIMGSSFPPSAGAFRADVVPYMQPILSFLSMARSPFLINCYPYFAYKADPGNVPLEYVLFQPNAGVTDTNTKLNYDNMLYAQVDSVYAAIQALGHTDIDVKISETGWPSRGDPDEAGATPEYAGTYIGNLLQRIEMKQGTPLRPSVPIDVYVFALFNENLKPGPASERNYGLFYPDGTPVYDVGLQGYLPPMDYSRGTRKAVHLLALILIAVASIALSLS; translated from the exons ATGCTAGCGGTTGCAGATCGAGCAGTGCTGAGGGCTGAAGCGACCCCGATCGGCATCAACTACGGCCAGATCGCCGACAACCTCCCCTCCCCGGCCCGGGTGTCCTGGCTGCTCCGGTCGATGCAGGTCAGCAAGGTGAAGCTCTACGACGCGGACCCGTACGTGCTGAGCGCGTTCCTCGACACCGGCGTGGAGTTCGTGGTGGGCATCGGCAACGAGAACGTGTCGGCGATGGTGgacccggcggcggcgcgggcgtggATCCAGCGCCACGTGCAGCCGTACCTCCCGAGCACGCGCATCACCTGCATCACCGTCGGCAACGAGGTGTTCAAGGGCAACGACACCGCGCTCAAGGCCAACCTCCTCCCCGCCATGCAGTCCGTGTACCAGGCGCTCGCCGCGCTGGGCCTGCAGGGCCGGGTGAACGTCACCACGGCGCACTCCCTGGACATCATGGGCAGCTCGTTCCCGCCCTCCGCCGGCGCATTCCGCGCCGACGTCGTGCCGTACATGCAGCCCATCCTGAGCTTCCTGTCCATGGCGAGGTCGCCGTTCCTCATCAACTGCTACCCCTACTTCGCCTACAAGGCCGACCCCGGCAACGTGCCGCTGGAGTACGTCCTGTTCCAGCCCAACGCCGGGGTCACCGAcaccaacaccaagctcaaCTACGACAACATGCTGTACGCCCAGGTGGACTCGGTGTACGCGGCGATCCAGGCGCTGGGGCACACCGACATCGACGTCAAGATCTCCGAGACCGGGTGGCCGTCCAGGGGCGACCCCGACGAGGCCGGCGCCACGCCGGAGTACGCCGGGACGTACATTGGCAACCTCCTGCAGCGGATCGAGATGAAGCAGGGCACGCCGCTGAGGCCGTCGGTGCCCATCGACGTCTACGTCTTCGCGCTGTTCAACGAGAACCTCAAGCCCGGGCCGGCCTCCGAGCGGAACTACGGGCTGTTCTACCCCGACGGCACGCCGGTGTACGACGTCGGCCTGCAGGGATACCTTCCACCCATGGATTACTCACGAGGCACGAGAAAG GCGGTTCATCTGCTTGCCCTCATCCTCATAGCCGTTGCATCGATCGCTCTCAGCTTATCCTGA
- the LOC112900375 gene encoding alpha carbonic anhydrase 1, chloroplastic-like produces MAAPVGNAAFLLLLAACCCVATLACDPNGAKFGYVGSVGPDHWGGLSPNFTECAVGTNQSPIDIATARAVYNPALQPLHRDYTVANGTLVDNVVNLALRFDAGGGNVTVDGKQYRLKQMHWHSPSEHTINGQRFPVELHMVHASDDGNVTVVAMLYRFGRPDPFLAQLQDKLAALYAEGCDAEKGAPVPAGVVSLWPLRLRSHTYYRYVGSFTTPPCTENVVWSILAQVREMSVDQAAALTAPLEQDYRRNNRPTQPMNGRVVQVYRTAVP; encoded by the exons ATGGCGGCTCCGGTTGGAAATGCAGCCTTCCTCCTGCTGTTGGCTGCCTGCTGCTGCGTCGCCACCCTTGCCTGCGACCCCA ATGGCGCCAAGTTCGGGTACGTCGGCTCCGTGGGCCCTGACCACTGGGGCGGCCTGAGCCCCAACTTCACGGAGTGCGCTGTGGGGACGAACCAGTCCCCGATCGACATCGCGACGGCCAGAGCGGTCTACAACCCGGCGCTGCAGCCCCTCCACCGGGACTACACCGTCGCCAACGGCACCCTCGTCGACAACGTCGTCAACCTCGCG CTGCGGTtcgacgccggcggcgggaaCGTGACCGTGGACGGGAAGCAGTACCGGCTGAAGCAGATGCACTGGCACTCGCCGTCCGAGCACACCATCAACGGGCAAAGGTTCCCCGTGGAGCTCCACATGGTCCACGCCAGCGACGACGGCAACGTCACCGTCGTGGCGATGCTCTACCGCTTCGGCAGGCCGGACCCGTTCCTAGCGCAG CTGCAGGACAAGCTCGCCGCGCTCTATGCCGAGGGCTGCGACGCCGAGAAGGGCGCCCCGGTGCCCGCCGGCGTCGTGAGCCTGTGGCCGCTGCGGCTGCGCTCCCACACGTACTACCGGTACGTCGGGTCCTTCACCACGCCGCCCTGCACCGAGAACGTCGTCTGGAGCATCCTCGCCCAG GTGAGGGAGATGTCGGTGGACCAGGCCGCCGCCCTGACGGCGCCGCTGGAGCAGGACTACCGGCGCAACAACAGGCCCACGCAGCCGATGAACGGCCGCGTCGTCCAGGTCTACCGTACCGCGGTGCCATGA
- the LOC112900938 gene encoding protein transport protein Sec24C-like — translation MAVRASLGCFPSDPTLHASCGMPWGVAVTPFSAADERGSPPATGDEGHLLPRCQSCFAYFSLLCPLDRWSWTCAVCGGENDMPADAAARYARDGVHDPPEMRSAFVDLLLQGEEGEAAAAAPTPVYVAAIDLSSSEEFLELVKSALQAALEALSPGSLFGLLTFSSKIGLYDVQGPIPIVKNVFIPPDSDGALPIDLEDIMPLCSFLAPIDSCKDRITEALETIKPVSSWDVAANAAEGQDHVLHHTRGFGVALDVLVNYLGSEYGNAFELARIFAFLSGPPNYGAGQLDTSEEQNAGKAGDADHILLQEQTSFYKNLATSAVQAGVCVDLFAITNEYTDLTSLKALSVESGGSLFLYSSTDESTLPQDMYKMLSRPYAFGCVMRLRTSSQFKIADSYGHFFPDPQYMHVQHINCCDSFATYSYDFEFEKDSQFSRKSSPPILQIAFKYTVLVHNGDTSDAPNSGSRSRYSLERRLRVRTIQYNTTANIWDLYDFVDPDVVLTILVHQVILSSLSDVLETRLWLEDWLVAVIAQYNKAYKNVTSGGGTGMYDIDVNFSHCSQLQPLSRFVFAVLLSPLLQVSSEHINPDYVTYLQCLFSALEPASLRQAIWPTLISYSSPDVEAEVHQSLGRTVFTSESPIFLLDAYKDLLVYYSPTASSEIPFPPPRDCLLRSTIDRLKQERNITPKLMFIHGACDDTTELETYLVEDQTLDGSRLPGSTGFSSFLDEVRSKVSEHGI, via the exons ATGGCGGTGCGCGCGAGCCTCGGCTGCTTCCCCTCCGATCCCACTCTCCACGCCTCCTGCGGCATGCCGTGGGGCGTCGCCGTCACGCCCTTCTCCGCTGCCGACGAGCGCGgctccccgccggccaccggcgaCGAGGGCCACCTCCTCCCGCGCTGCCAGTCCTGCTTCGCCTACTTCAGCCTGCTCTGCCCGCTCGACCGCTGGTCGTGGACCTGCGCCGTCTGCGGCGGGGAGAACGACAtgcccgccgacgccgccgcacGGTACGCCCGCGACGGAGTACACGACCCGCCCGAGATGCGCTCCGCGTTCGTCGACCTCCTACTCCAGG GGGAGGAGggcgaggcggcagcggcggctccgACACCCGTGTATGTGGCGGCGATCGACTTGTCCT cTTCAGAGGAGTTTTTGGAGCTAGTCAAAAGTGCTCTACAAGCAGCTCTGGAAG CTCTTTCGCCAGGATCATTATTTGGACTTTTGACATTTAGCAGCAAGATAGGATTGTATGATGTCCAAGGTCCAATACCTATTGTGAAGAATGTGTTCATCCCTCCTGATTCTGATGGTGCCTTACCAATTGACCTTGAAGATATCATGCCCCTTTGTTCATTTTTGGCTCCT ATTGATAGTTGCAAAGATCGCATAACTGAAGCACTTGAAACAATTAAACCAGTGTCTTCCTGGGACGTAGCAGCAAATGCAGCCGAAGGACAGGATCATGTATTACATCATACCCGTGGTTTTGGTGTAGCGTTGGATGTTCTTGTCAATTACCTAGGTTCAGAATATGGAAATGCATTTGAGCTTG CTAGGATATTTGCGTTTTTATCTGGTCCACCGAATTATGGGGCTGGCCAACTGGATACAAGTGAGGAACAAAATGCTGGTAAAGCAGGGGATGCTGATCATATATTGCTTCAGGAGCAGACAAGTTTCTACAAAAATCTG GCTACTAGTGCTGTTCAAGCAGGTGTGTGCGTGGACCTTTTTGCAATTACAAATGAATACACTGATCTTACTTCCCTGAAAGCTCTTAGTGTCGAGAGTGGTGGATCATTGTTTCTGTATTCAAGTACAGATGAATCAACACTTCCACAAGATAT gtacaagATGTTGAGCCGTCCATATGCGTTTGGATGCGTGATGCGATTGAGAACATCTTCACAATtcaagatagctgattct TATGGTCATTTCTTCCCAGATCCTCAATACATGCATGTTCAGCACATAAATTGCTGCGACTCTTTTGCTACATACAGTTATGACTTTGAGTTTGAAAAGGATTCTCAATTTTCCAG GAAGTCAAGCCCTCCTATTCTTCAAATCGCATTTAAGTACACAGTGCTTGTGCACAATGGTGATACATCAGATGCTCCAAATTCTGGTAGCAG ATCTAGATACTCGTTGGAGAGGAGGCTAAGAGTCCGGACTATCCAGTACAACACAACCGCTAATATCTGGGACCTTTATGATTTTGTTGATCCAGATGTTGTTTTGACAATACTGGTACACCAG GTTATTTTGTCTTCTTTAAGTGATGTGCTAGAAACAAGGCTGTGGCTCGAAGATTGGTTGGTGGCTGTCATTGCTCAGTACAACAAAGCATACAAGAATGTTACATCTGGAGGTGGTACTGGGATGTATGATATTGATGTTAATTTCTCACACTGCTCACAACTGCAGCCTCTATCACGATTTGTATTTGCTGTTCTATTAAGCCCCCTGCTTCAAGTCAGCAGCGAGCATATTAATCCAGACTATGTGACGTATTTGCAATGCCTCTTCAG TGCACTGGAGCCAGCTTCGCTTCGGCAGGCTATTTGGCCTACCTTGATTTCATACTCCTCCCCTGATGTAGAAGCAGAAGTGCACCAGTCACTAGGTCGTACAGTGTTCACCAGTGAGAGCCCAATATTTCTTCTTGATGCATACAAAGATCTTCTGGTGTATTACTCGCCTACAGCTAGTAGCGAAATCCCTTTTCCTCCTCCACGTGACT GTCTACTGAGATCAACAATTGATAGATTAAAGCAAGAAAGGAATATAACACCCAAACTCATGTTCATTCACGGAGCCTGTGATGATACTACAGAACTCGAGACATACCTTGTTGAGGATCAGACCTTGGATGGCTCCCGTTTACCTGGCTCCACAGGTTTTAGCTCATTCCTTGACGAGGTTAGAAGCAAAGTGTCAGAGCATGGCATATAA
- the LOC112901273 gene encoding uncharacterized protein LOC112901273 gives MGCISSKLLPPGPGGDGRRATVRGRVDHVVSLTSTTYGVLDLHPKHGAAAAAAAAPAAAPEEKEQPPPPVPQDKPISKEWKRASMRPPPLVVPAAEKKPPAAGKPESGLEVINAWEIMAGLEEDAEAAAAGSPAKKPSKPGRWSPARVLAMALPSPKRSAARRKNTPGKENSPLQRCSGNNNGNKEKPGDVDSDRVLRPYNSIDNSKLSMASRKFSPGSARIVRKPGAAETGGGGNGMSSSRRSLSPLFDPELLASIERELSEEGAHIKRMVGSEKPKHPKAAPPAIVAEGKCPPGGADAVVLYTTTLRGIRRTFEECNAVRAAIEAHDVKVIERDVSMDSGYREELRLLLGGREVRVPAVFVRGRHVGGAAEVARLEEEGKLKALLEGLPRARVWCAGCAGVRFVMCRDCNGSRKVLDAERRETVQCGECNENGLVRCPICS, from the coding sequence ATGGGGTGCAtctcctcgaagctcctcccgccggggcccggcggcgacggcaggcgCGCCACGGTGCGCGGCCGCGTCGACCACGTCGTCTCCCTCACATCCACCACCTACGGCGTCCTCGACCTCCACCCCAAGCacggcgccgctgccgccgccgcggccgcaccTGCCGCTGCTCccgaagagaaggagcagccgccgccgccggtgccgcagGACAAGCCGATAAGCAAGGAGTGGAAGCGCGCCAGCatgcgcccgccgccgctcgtcgtCCCGGCCGCTGAGAAGaagccgccggcggcggggaagccGGAGTCTGGCCTGGAGGTGATCAACGCGTGGGAGATCATGGCCGGGCTGGAGGAGGACGCcgaggccgccgcggccgggtCGCCGGCGAAGAAGCCGTCCAAGCCGGGCCGGTGGTCGCCGGCCAGGGTCCTCGCCATGGCCCTGCCGTCGCCCAAGaggtcggcggcgaggcggaaGAACACGCCGGGGAAGGAGAACAGCCCGCTCCAGCGCTGCTCGGGGAACAACAACGGTAACAAGGAAAAGCCCGGCGACGTCGACAGCGACAGGGTGCTCCGGCCGTACAATTCCATCGACAACTCCAAGCTGTCGATGGCGTCTAGGAAGTTCTCCCCGGGGAGCGCTCGGATCGTCCgcaagcccggcgccgccgagaCCGGCGGTGGCGGCAATGGCATGTCGTCATCGCGGCGCAGCCTGAGCCCGCTGTTCGACCCGGAGCTGCTCGCGTCCATCGAGCGGGAGCTGTCGGAGGAAGGCGCCCACATCAAGCGGATGGTGGGGTCCGAGAAGCCCAAGCACCCGaaggcggcgccgccggcgatTGTGGCCGAGGGCAAGTGCCCGCCGGGGGGCGCCGACGCGGTCGTCCTCTACACCACCACCCTCCGCGGCATCCGCAGGACCTTCGAGGAGTGCAACGCGGTGCGCGCGGCGATCGAGGCCCACGACGTGAAGGTGATCGAGCGCGACGTGTCCATGGACTCGGGCTACCGCGAGgagctgcggctgctgctgggcgggcgggaggtgcgCGTGCCCGCCGTGTTCGTCCGCGGCCGGCACGTCGGCGGCGCCGCGGAGGTGGCGAGGCTGGAGGAGGAGGGCAAGCTGAAGGCGCTGCTGGAGGGCCTGCCCCGGGCGCGGGTCTGGTGCGCGGGCTGCGCCGGCGTGCGCTTCGTCATGTGCCGCGACTGCAACGGCAGCCGCAAAGTGCTCGACGCCGAGCGCAGGGAGACGGTCCAGTGCGGCGAGTGCAACGAGAACGGCCTCGTCCGGTGCCCGATCTGCTCCTGA
- the LOC112900684 gene encoding uncharacterized protein LOC112900684: MPQLDLDHIFCVGARGHGDSDSAGAAQRGGDASASARADDGDAPAESVLIPVRGGTGLAELLCTALRRDGSTKGRSNPKAAAEAEAASRKQGAPRADSRRLAAGSKTAVAIGILPAAGKVVANSKERRAPGRVVARAWRRPAAGARVFASEAVGPEPVSPKVSCFGAVLPESRAAAGPPGNKQGEEEERGGCWSPGNKQREEEERGGCWSSVAAELRGLCCSSNNSPREGEPVASESSPQATTAPEPQTVPFLSSPRAVAGLGDVKRLASRRWPETMAAEGRGSV; this comes from the coding sequence ATGCCGCAGCTCGATCTGGACCACATCTTCTGCGTCGGCGCTCGCGGCCACGGCGACTCCGacagcgccggcgccgcccagcGCGGCGGCGATGCGAGCGCTAGCGCCCGTGCCGACGACGGGGACGCCCCGGCGGAGTCGGTCCTGATCCCGGTACGGGGCGGAACCGGCCTGGCCGAGCTGCTCTGCACGGCGCTGCGGCGGGACGGGTCCACCAAGGGCAGGTCCAACCCAAAGGCggccgcggaggcggaggcggcgtcgCGCAAGCAGGGCGCGCCGAGGGCGGACTCGAGGCGGCTGGCGGCCGGCAGCAAGACCGCCGTGGCCATCGGCATCCTGCCCGCCGCGGGCAAGGTGGTTGCCAATTCCAAGGAGCGCCGCGCTCCCGGCCGCGTCGTCGCCCGCGCCtggcgccggccggcggccggggccagGGTCTTCGCCAGCGAGGCCGTGGGGCCGGAGCCCGTGTCCCCGAAGGTGTCCTGCTTCGGGGCCGTACTGCCGGAGtcgcgcgcggccgcggggcCGCCCGGTAATAAGCAAGGGGAAGAAGAGGAACGCGGCGGGTGCTGGTCGCCCGGTAACAAGCaacgggaagaagaagaacgcGGCGGGTGCTGGTCAAGCGTGGCGGCCGAGCTGCGCGGCCTATGTTGCAGCAGCAATAAtagtcctcgcgaaggcgagCCGGTTGCCAGCGAGTCGAGTCCGCAGGCTACCACGGCGCCGGAGCCACAGACAGTCCCCTTCCTGTCGTCGCCGCGGGCGGTGGCCGGGCTGGGAGACGTGAAGCGCCTCGCTTCGCGGCGGTGGCCGGAGACCATGGCGGCCGAAGGACGGGGCTCGGTTTGA